GGGAATAAGCGTGGAACTCCCCTTGCCCGCCGCAGTGGGAGAGGGGTTGGGGGTGAGGGGGCGTTACAGTCTGATTATTCGCTAGTCGGGGGTGAGAGGCTGGGCGCGAATCGTGGGAGAGGGGTCAAGGGTGAGGGAATATCAACTTGGATGAGTGGTCGCAAGCGTTGCGGCATGTGGTATCATTCATGCTAGATAAATCGCGCAGTGCTACTTTTGGAGGCAACCCGTGGTGGCGTTTCATGGCTTCTCAACTGAGAATCTCGTGCCGCTACCGGCAGAATTCTTTAGCGATGTTCTCCCTTCAATCAGCAATTTGGCTGAACTCAAAGTAACCCTGCATGTCTTTTGGTTGGTCAGCCAGCAGCGTGGCCGCGCCAAACGCGTTTCATGGGATGCCCTGAGCAGCGACAGTGCCTTGGCTCAATCGTTGCGGGCTGTTTCGCAATTGCGCCCAACCAGCGACGTGTTAGAAGAAGCCTTGGGTTTGGCGGTTGAACGAGGCACATTACTGCACTTAATCAGCCCTGAGCCTGGCCGCGTGGTCAGTTGGTATTTGGTCAATACCCAAGCCAATCGGCATTGGGTTGAGCGCCAAGCGGGCCAGCGTGTGCTTGCGCCAGAAGCTAGCCCAGCAGCCCTGCCAACCATTTTTGGGCTTTACGAACAAAATATTGGCCTGCTAACGCCGCTGCTGATCGAGCAATTGCACGAGGCCAGCGCTAAATATCCCGCTGTATGGCTCGAAGAAGCCATCGCCAAAGCGGTTGAGGCCAATGTGCGCAATTGGCGCTACATTCGGCGCATTCTAGAACGGTGGGAAACCGATGGAAAAGAATCTACGTCGCATCGATCCGAGCAGCTTTTCGATCTCAGCAAATATACCACGGGCAAATATGCCGCCTTCTTCGGAAGAAGCGGCGATTCCGATGGAGGAGATTTGTCCGATTTGTAAGGGTGCTGGCTATTTCTGCATGGATGTGCCGATCAGCGACCCCAACTTTGGCCATTTGATTACCTGCCAATGTAAACTCGCCGAAAAAGAAGGCCGCCAACGTGATAAACTATGGCAACAAAGTAATTTGCAGGCCTTTGAAACTAAAAACTTTGATACCTTTAACACACATGTGGTTGGGGTTAGCGAGGCTTTTACCCGAGCCAAGGCCTTTGCCCAAGCGCCCAAGGGTTGGCTATTTCTATATGGAACCTATGGCTGTGGCAAGACCCATCTAGCAGCCTCGATTGCCAATGAAGCAGTGCGCCGCGAGTATCAAACGATTTTTATGGTTGTACCGGATTTGCTGGATTATTTGCGCTCGACCTTTGGCCCAAACTCCGAGGTGGCCTACGATGAGCGCTTTGAGAAAATTCGCAATATTCAGCTTTTAGTGCTCGACGATTTGGGCACCGAAAGTTCAACTGGTTGGGCTCGCGAAAAGCTGTTCCAAATTATCAATCACCGTTATAATCATCGCTTACCAACCGTCATTACATCAAATGCCGATTTAGATAAATTCGATCCACGGGTCGCATCACGTTTGTCTGATGCAGATATTTGTAGTCAGGTGCTGATCAAAGCAACTGATTACCGACAAACAACAACACGTAACAATAACATTCGATACAAGTAAGATCGCCAACGGGCCGAGTGGCAGTTCATCAGTCCAAGTATGTGGCTGTTGATCTGATACTCATCCAACGAAGTTCTTCATCCTTGTGTCTGTGGGGGTTCGGATGGCAGGGAACCAAGCAATTTTTGACCGTGCGTTAGAACAATATCAGCTTGCATCACGTGCTGGCGATTGGAACAAGGCCTTAACCGAAGCTGCTCGGGCCATGACCGAATTTCCGACTCACGAGCAGGCTCGGATTGCTGTCGCCACCGCGTTGTTTCATACCAATAAGCTTCCACAAGCGCTACAATTGTGGCAGGAGTTGCTCAAACGCAATCCTGATAATCCGATTTTTACTGAATATATTGCCAAGATTTATCGTGCTCAAGGCGATACCGATCAAGCCATCGAGCTTTTTATGCAGCTGGCTGAGCGCTTGATCGCCCAAAAATTGCCTTTGAAGGCAGTACGAGCCTATCGCGATATTTTGGATATTCACCCCAGCCACGAAGAAGCCCGTGTGCGTTTAGCGATGGTGCTGGCTGAATCCGGCGATAAACCTGGCGCAATTCGTGAATATTTGCATCTGGGCCAGCAATTTTATGATGCTGAACAATACGATGCTGCTGATGAAGCCGCTGTCGAAGCCCTCAACGTAGACCCCGCTAGCCTCTCGGCCCAAGAATTTAAGAAGAAAGTCGATTTGGCGCGGCAAGCCTTAATTACTGCTGCCACAGGCGATCAATTGCCCGACCAAGGCCGTTTGCAAACCAAAGAACAAATCGAACGTGCAGTCAACGAGGCGATTGAGTATCAAAATAATGGGTTGTTGGAGCAAGCCGCCCAAATGTATGAACGGGTGGTTGAGGTGCTTCCCGAACGCGCCGACATGCAATATAGCTTGGGCTTGATTTACGATGAGCTTGAGCGGCATAAAGATGCCTTGCAGGTGCTCGAAATTGCTAGCCATAATGATGAGTATGCGCTCTCGGCTCACTTTGCAATTGGTACGATCTACCAAAAGCTGGGCCAAATGGAACGCGCTGCCCAAGAGTTCGAGCAAGCGATTCGCTACGTTGATTTGCAATCGATCGGCAAAGAAGAAGCCAACGATTTGATCGATATGTACGAAGCGACCTCAGCAATCTATCTTGAGCTTGGTGATGTGGCGCGGGCCGCCTCGTTGTATTCAACCTTGGCGGGCTTTTTGCAGGGCAAGCGTTGGGGCGCGGAACAAGCCGCTCAATATAATACCAAGGCTAAAGAGTTGACCGACCGCAGCATGATGTCGAAATTGCGCATGCTTGGTACGGGTATTTTGAATGCGCCGCCACCTGAAGAGGCTGTGCCTGAACCACAGACCGAAACTTGGGGCAAGATGCCCTCGATCACCGATTTCCTCAGCCCCAAAAGCCGCGTCGAAGCTAGCCCAGTCGATGAGATGGCCAGCCTTGAGGCCTTAATTAGCGGTAATGCTAGCCCAGCGCCCCAAACCATGCTGACCGATATTGATCCGCTTGATGTGTTGGCCGCCAATTTGCCACCAGCTGGCGAAGTGCATTTTGCGCCGCTCACGCCGATCGATACCGAAGGGCGCAGCGAGCGGATTCAACGTTTGGTTGAG
This portion of the Herpetosiphon gulosus genome encodes:
- a CDS encoding DnaD domain protein, giving the protein MVAFHGFSTENLVPLPAEFFSDVLPSISNLAELKVTLHVFWLVSQQRGRAKRVSWDALSSDSALAQSLRAVSQLRPTSDVLEEALGLAVERGTLLHLISPEPGRVVSWYLVNTQANRHWVERQAGQRVLAPEASPAALPTIFGLYEQNIGLLTPLLIEQLHEASAKYPAVWLEEAIAKAVEANVRNWRYIRRILERWETDGKESTSHRSEQLFDLSKYTTGKYAAFFGRSGDSDGGDLSDL
- a CDS encoding ATP-binding protein, whose amino-acid sequence is MPPSSEEAAIPMEEICPICKGAGYFCMDVPISDPNFGHLITCQCKLAEKEGRQRDKLWQQSNLQAFETKNFDTFNTHVVGVSEAFTRAKAFAQAPKGWLFLYGTYGCGKTHLAASIANEAVRREYQTIFMVVPDLLDYLRSTFGPNSEVAYDERFEKIRNIQLLVLDDLGTESSTGWAREKLFQIINHRYNHRLPTVITSNADLDKFDPRVASRLSDADICSQVLIKATDYRQTTTRNNNIRYK